The following coding sequences are from one Candidatus Eisenbacteria bacterium window:
- the ybgF gene encoding tol-pal system protein YbgF → MTRGRHFTLGAVAALTAAAAIAAGCAPGGYYRSSQSSLDSLLVLQTQTAKRVDMVEKKIEATREGTQVTRAGTDTRFRDVSQRLDVIDGKLDALNARMTQLFQKVDAVRYQSQSAPAGGAGGTRDSILPGATGGNDPEALYQAAYTDIAAGRYQLGREAFQTYLKQFPDTEVADNAQYWIGESYYASGEFAPAIEEFQKVVKEYPKGDKVPAAMLKVGLSQSRLKQTAEANKTYRALVQRYPKSPEAAMARERLAAKQ, encoded by the coding sequence ATGACGCGCGGACGTCACTTCACGCTCGGAGCGGTCGCGGCCCTCACGGCCGCGGCCGCGATCGCGGCGGGGTGCGCTCCGGGCGGGTACTACCGGAGCAGCCAGTCGAGCCTTGACAGCCTTCTCGTGCTCCAGACCCAGACGGCGAAGCGGGTCGACATGGTCGAGAAGAAGATCGAGGCCACGCGTGAGGGCACACAGGTCACGCGCGCCGGCACGGACACGCGATTCCGCGACGTCTCGCAGCGGCTCGACGTGATCGACGGAAAGCTCGACGCGCTGAACGCGCGCATGACGCAGCTCTTCCAGAAGGTCGACGCGGTCCGGTACCAGAGCCAGAGCGCGCCCGCGGGCGGCGCCGGCGGCACGCGCGACAGCATCCTGCCCGGTGCGACGGGAGGCAACGATCCCGAGGCGCTCTACCAGGCGGCGTACACGGACATCGCGGCGGGGCGGTACCAGCTCGGACGCGAGGCCTTCCAGACGTATCTGAAGCAGTTCCCGGACACCGAGGTCGCCGACAACGCGCAGTACTGGATCGGAGAGTCCTACTACGCGTCCGGGGAATTCGCGCCCGCGATCGAGGAGTTCCAGAAGGTGGTGAAGGAATACCCCAAGGGCGACAAGGTCCCGGCGGCGATGCTGAAGGTCGGCCTATCACAGTCGCGGCTCAAGCAGACGGCCGAGGCGAACAAGACGTACCGCGCGCTCGTGCAGCGATATCCCAAGAGCCCGGAAGCCGCGATGGCGCGGGAGAGGCTCGCGGCGAAGCAGTAG